From Hyalangium ruber, the proteins below share one genomic window:
- a CDS encoding vWA domain-containing protein, which produces MRRSRVAVGGVVCALLLGGGVSTGCRSREEQVAQMAKQSEVPPAKKQEVKEKADMRAAPSSPESPPPESATKSDEAQAMKLAPAPSGVAKHLFAGKSSGLGDLMGAGKGASSGPGIGGLGVKGSGKGGGGTAYGSGSATFSGRGAMAGKKMVVMGAPLSRAAPVADPVANTEGYQDAGINPFVSAAEDKLSTFAIDVDTGAYTLARRKIHEGSLPAQEGVRVEEFLNYFRYSYPGPTDGSPLAVHMDAAPSPYTQGRHLLRVGVQGKQLSISERKSAHLTFLVDVSGSMSSPDRLPLAKRALRMLVDNLRDGDTVSLVTYAGHVKLALPPTGMEKKALIHAAIAELEAGGSTAMASGIDVAYAQAMKTLDDQSLSRVIILSDGDANVGATSHEEILKQIRGYVKEGITVTTVGFGMGNYKDSTMEQFANQGNGNHYYVDSLMAARRIFQEQLGGTLEVIAQDVKLQVEFDPAQVARYRLVGYENRAIADIHFRDDKVDAGELGSGHSVTALYELELKPGAGEALATVRVRAKKPRGEKATERAFAFSAQALAPTFSMAKEDLRFATAVMGAAELFRRSPHAQRWNFDQVKKIAREATPAGNAEREEFLQLLDKASPLVGRVAAR; this is translated from the coding sequence ATGAGGCGGAGCCGTGTCGCCGTCGGTGGAGTCGTGTGCGCGCTGTTGCTGGGGGGGGGAGTGTCCACCGGTTGCCGCTCGCGCGAGGAACAGGTCGCGCAGATGGCGAAGCAGAGCGAGGTCCCCCCGGCGAAGAAGCAGGAGGTGAAGGAGAAGGCGGATATGCGCGCGGCGCCTTCCTCTCCGGAGAGCCCTCCGCCGGAGAGCGCCACCAAGAGCGATGAGGCCCAGGCGATGAAGTTGGCGCCGGCGCCCTCTGGCGTCGCCAAGCACCTCTTCGCGGGGAAGAGCAGCGGCTTGGGAGACTTGATGGGCGCGGGCAAGGGCGCCAGCAGCGGGCCCGGAATCGGCGGCCTGGGCGTGAAGGGCTCGGGCAAGGGTGGCGGTGGCACCGCCTACGGCTCGGGCAGCGCCACCTTCTCGGGCCGAGGCGCAATGGCCGGCAAGAAGATGGTCGTCATGGGCGCGCCCCTGTCTCGCGCGGCGCCTGTCGCGGATCCCGTGGCCAACACCGAGGGATACCAGGACGCGGGCATCAACCCGTTCGTCTCCGCAGCGGAGGACAAGCTGTCCACCTTCGCCATCGACGTGGACACGGGCGCGTACACGCTGGCGCGCCGGAAGATTCACGAGGGCTCGCTGCCGGCGCAGGAGGGCGTGCGGGTGGAGGAGTTCCTCAACTACTTCCGCTACAGCTACCCGGGCCCGACGGACGGCTCGCCGCTGGCGGTGCATATGGACGCGGCGCCCTCGCCGTACACCCAGGGCCGCCACCTGCTGCGAGTGGGCGTGCAGGGCAAGCAGTTGAGCATCTCCGAGCGCAAGAGCGCGCACCTCACGTTCCTGGTGGATGTCTCCGGCTCCATGTCCTCACCGGATCGGCTGCCGCTGGCCAAGCGCGCGCTGCGCATGCTCGTGGACAACCTGCGTGACGGGGACACGGTGTCGCTCGTGACGTACGCGGGCCATGTGAAGCTGGCCCTGCCTCCCACGGGCATGGAGAAGAAGGCGCTGATCCACGCGGCCATCGCGGAGCTGGAGGCGGGCGGCTCGACCGCGATGGCCTCGGGGATCGACGTCGCCTACGCGCAGGCAATGAAGACGCTGGATGACCAGTCCCTCTCGCGCGTCATCATCCTCTCGGATGGAGATGCCAACGTGGGCGCCACCAGCCACGAGGAGATCCTCAAGCAGATCCGCGGCTACGTGAAGGAGGGGATTACCGTCACCACCGTGGGCTTCGGCATGGGGAACTACAAGGACTCGACGATGGAGCAGTTCGCCAACCAGGGGAACGGCAACCACTATTACGTGGACTCGCTGATGGCGGCGCGGCGCATCTTCCAGGAGCAACTCGGGGGCACGCTGGAGGTGATTGCGCAGGACGTGAAGCTGCAGGTGGAGTTCGATCCGGCGCAGGTGGCGCGCTATCGGCTGGTGGGTTACGAGAACCGGGCGATCGCGGACATCCACTTCCGGGACGACAAGGTGGACGCGGGCGAGCTGGGCTCGGGCCACAGCGTGACGGCGCTGTACGAGCTGGAGCTCAAGCCGGGCGCGGGTGAGGCGTTGGCCACGGTGCGCGTGCGCGCGAAGAAGCCGCGCGGGGAGAAGGCCACCGAGCGTGCGTTCGCCTTCTCCGCCCAGGCGTTGGCGCCGACCTTCTCCATGGCGAAGGAGGATCTGCGCTTCGCCACGGCAGTGATGGGGGCGGCCGAGCTGTTCCGTCGCAGCCCGCATGCCCAGCGCTGGAACTTCGACCAGGTGAAGAAGATCGCCCGCGAGGCGACGCCCGCTGGCAACGCCGAGCGCGAGGAGTTCCTCCAGCTGCTCGACAAGGCCTCCCCGCTGGTGGGACGCGTGGCGGCGCGCTGA
- a CDS encoding ATP-binding protein, giving the protein MIPPPLPPDEPRRLQALHRLCLLDTPAELRFDRIVRTAAQVFRVPMALVSLVDGERQWFKARVGLDGADSTSRSVSFCGHAILTPDTFVVLDALKDPRFFDNPFVTGAPHVRFYAGHPVRAPDGSAVGTLCLLDSKVRDFSEEQCKLLVDMAAWVELEFNALTVQEARAAMAQKERFFELSVDMLCILGLEGRFRQVSRAWPRTLGYGEEALNDMPLRELIHEEDRPALAAWLGQGTQGGPMPRFEHRCRGRAGEWRWLQWSAVAQPEEGILYGVARDVTEQKRLEAERQHVEQMKNEFVSTVSHELRTPLTSIRGALGLLSGGVAGPLPSTAADMIDIAHKNSERLIRLINDILDLEKMESGKLDFQLRPLELGALVAQAARAHEGYGQERHVRVEVAVEAPGALALVDEDRFLQVLANLLSNALKFSPAGGAVVLRLARRGERLRVGVEDQGPGIPEAFRARMFQKFAQADGSDSRRKGGTGLGLSIALALMERMGGALDFTSQQGVGTTFWAELPEWREAPSEKPSESRPAEAVELPEAVRPRVLHVEADADNRRVVADVLRGVAEVVAASSQVEAEAALRSGSFPLVIAEPVLPEGTLPLQPLLQAAPVLLFSVREAAPEVAQQVSAALVKSRASNAELRAAVLRLLRPGASTP; this is encoded by the coding sequence ATGATTCCTCCTCCCCTGCCGCCCGATGAGCCCCGGCGCCTCCAGGCCCTCCATCGGTTGTGCCTGCTGGATACCCCTGCCGAGCTGCGCTTCGACCGCATTGTCCGCACCGCGGCCCAGGTGTTCCGCGTCCCCATGGCGCTCGTGTCGCTGGTGGACGGTGAGCGCCAGTGGTTCAAGGCGCGCGTCGGCCTGGACGGCGCGGACTCCACCTCCCGCAGCGTGTCCTTCTGCGGCCATGCCATCCTCACGCCCGACACCTTCGTGGTGCTGGATGCGCTGAAGGATCCGCGCTTCTTCGACAACCCATTCGTCACCGGCGCTCCGCACGTGCGCTTCTACGCGGGCCACCCGGTGCGCGCTCCGGACGGCAGCGCCGTGGGCACGCTGTGCCTGCTGGACTCCAAGGTGCGCGACTTCTCCGAGGAGCAGTGCAAGCTGCTGGTGGACATGGCCGCCTGGGTGGAGCTGGAGTTCAACGCCCTCACCGTCCAGGAGGCGCGCGCCGCGATGGCGCAGAAGGAGCGCTTCTTCGAGCTGTCCGTGGACATGCTCTGCATCCTCGGGCTGGAGGGGCGCTTCCGGCAGGTGAGCCGCGCCTGGCCTCGCACGCTGGGCTACGGCGAGGAGGCGCTGAACGACATGCCCCTGCGCGAGCTGATCCACGAGGAGGATCGGCCCGCGCTGGCCGCGTGGCTCGGCCAGGGGACGCAGGGTGGGCCCATGCCCCGCTTCGAGCACCGCTGCCGAGGCAGGGCGGGGGAGTGGCGCTGGCTGCAGTGGAGCGCCGTGGCCCAGCCCGAGGAGGGCATCCTCTATGGCGTGGCGCGCGACGTCACCGAGCAGAAGCGCCTGGAGGCCGAGCGCCAGCACGTGGAGCAGATGAAGAACGAGTTCGTCTCCACGGTGAGCCATGAGCTGCGCACCCCGCTCACCTCCATCCGCGGGGCGCTGGGGCTGCTGTCGGGCGGAGTGGCCGGGCCGCTGCCCTCCACCGCGGCGGACATGATCGACATCGCCCACAAGAACAGTGAGCGGCTCATCCGGCTGATCAACGACATCCTGGACTTGGAGAAGATGGAGTCGGGCAAGCTGGACTTCCAGCTTCGGCCGCTGGAGCTGGGCGCGCTGGTGGCGCAGGCGGCTCGGGCCCACGAGGGCTACGGGCAGGAGCGCCACGTGCGGGTGGAAGTGGCGGTGGAGGCGCCCGGCGCGCTGGCCCTGGTGGACGAGGATCGCTTCCTCCAGGTGCTGGCGAATCTCCTGTCCAACGCGCTCAAGTTCTCTCCGGCGGGGGGCGCGGTGGTGCTGCGGCTGGCGCGGCGCGGTGAGCGCCTGCGGGTAGGCGTGGAGGACCAGGGGCCGGGCATCCCCGAGGCCTTCCGCGCGCGCATGTTCCAGAAGTTCGCCCAGGCGGATGGCTCGGACTCGCGGCGCAAGGGCGGTACGGGGCTGGGGCTCTCCATCGCCCTGGCCCTCATGGAGCGCATGGGCGGCGCGCTGGACTTCACCTCCCAGCAAGGGGTGGGCACCACCTTCTGGGCGGAGCTGCCCGAGTGGCGCGAGGCGCCCTCCGAGAAGCCCTCCGAGTCACGGCCCGCGGAGGCGGTGGAGCTGCCCGAGGCCGTGCGCCCTCGCGTGCTGCACGTGGAGGCGGACGCGGACAACCGGCGCGTGGTGGCCGATGTGCTGCGAGGCGTGGCGGAGGTGGTGGCCGCCTCCAGCCAGGTCGAGGCCGAGGCCGCGCTGCGCTCGGGCTCCTTCCCGCTCGTCATCGCCGAGCCCGTGCTGCCCGAAGGCACGCTGCCGTTGCAGCCGCTGCTCCAGGCCGCTCCCGTGCTCCTGTTCTCCGTGCGTGAGGCCGCGCCCGAGGTGGCTCAGCAGGTGTCCGCCGCTCTGGTGAAGTCGCGCGCCTCCAACGCGGAGCTGCGCGCCGCCGTGCTCCGCCTGCTGCGGCCGGGGGCCTCCACGCCATGA
- a CDS encoding tetratricopeptide repeat protein, whose translation MKKLGSVGLLLGMLTLSGTMACEDPPDPAKIHRVKGSDHLSKKEFKQAAAEYELSLQADPKQEKVWEKKAFAHMQVGETDRALESLNKLLEFKTDPVAKAEVYSSLASLHMTSGRAAEAEGFFNEVLKLNPKDETALGWLAEIYAQRGGARSMAAPLVDEHLQKALGYYDQVIAINPNSANTYLNKRVVMTKYMEHERVQKDVADLEARENVKKADKAAEAKARSEQHAARYEEFKSKIMELNQKFAEAQKAAKAAAAAAPAPTPAK comes from the coding sequence ATGAAGAAGCTGGGAAGCGTGGGGCTGCTGCTGGGAATGCTCACCCTGTCGGGGACGATGGCGTGCGAGGATCCGCCGGATCCGGCGAAGATCCACCGGGTCAAGGGCAGCGACCACCTCAGCAAGAAGGAGTTCAAGCAGGCGGCGGCGGAGTACGAGCTGTCGCTGCAGGCCGATCCCAAGCAGGAGAAGGTCTGGGAGAAGAAGGCCTTCGCCCACATGCAGGTGGGTGAGACGGACAGGGCGCTGGAGTCGCTCAACAAGCTGCTGGAGTTCAAGACCGACCCGGTCGCCAAGGCCGAGGTGTACAGCAGCCTGGCCAGCCTGCACATGACGAGCGGGCGCGCGGCGGAAGCCGAGGGCTTCTTCAACGAGGTGCTCAAGCTCAACCCGAAGGACGAGACGGCGCTGGGCTGGCTGGCGGAGATCTACGCGCAGCGCGGCGGCGCGCGCTCCATGGCGGCCCCGCTGGTAGATGAGCACCTGCAGAAGGCGCTCGGCTATTACGACCAGGTCATCGCCATCAACCCGAACAGCGCCAACACGTACCTCAACAAGCGCGTGGTGATGACGAAGTACATGGAGCACGAGCGCGTGCAGAAGGACGTGGCCGATCTCGAGGCGCGCGAGAACGTCAAGAAGGCGGACAAGGCCGCCGAGGCGAAGGCCCGCTCGGAGCAGCACGCGGCGCGCTACGAGGAGTTCAAGTCGAAGATCATGGAGCTGAACCAGAAGTTCGCCGAGGCGCAGAAGGCGGCGAAGGCCGCCGCGGCCGCGGCCCCCGCTCCGACTCCGGCCAAGTAA
- a CDS encoding pilus assembly protein PilY, translated as MHSRTSILRTLSAGFVALGMAGIASAQSDLGDSTQDTAACCQLTTSLIQDVLRGKDVAGDERFFSAEGAPPNIHFLIDTSGSMRELPQIQNSNHIEFFDNTTNGCVNARLDAFQLSRGWNPTTVYPVPDMGTGLGSDTGFPNLFQDNRFYGYMYWGDSSNPTPQWATRDAACQSQVPNWNTSRAADYARCQVCLDTKGYYKLPEAEAVNSGDLSNPDFILKGRFLNFNPPKYVTAKAVLKQVVKDLRRVRAGFSVFTNDSTSTQLRQRQNPTCDAILSNASAFDGNRESYINDINSLGFSTGTPLARSLLNVGFYFTSDDGVYRDVFGFGSGYAYPATFRNGALDSPGRSVCWGCQASSVIIVTDGEPTSDTLSPTVVNKLRQLNDGPVYCPDSAWCGTNSGSGRDRGNNLASYTDDNGNYYLDDVAKLLANQDLQRDSGSVASDFNTAGRQSVSVYTVGFGINSNLLKHTAEVGNGLYYTAEDSASLKQALLEIISNVQTRATSFSSAAASSLQVRAAGAAVIPRFEPGRNRAASWKGYLYRFKLGPERLLNCVPSGTGDLNNDGDCNDTHLIDAAGDAIIENDEGDFVKLAAPTVPAVPFWEAGAKLRPPTGNTQRWMTRRIYTVVDRNSDNKLDRQDAPIEFNENPANVALLRDYLGISDNATACNDLATRLGVPSLSPDDCAKVVIRWYRGADVFNVDPSLRNYDRPFLLHDIFHSSPVSVEPPMPRILCDFSSQCTYTLFSGSTPGTDSYEPYQQAAGDRDKVVLVGSNGGMLHAFHNGHATGAVDPLTRIREYDEGTGEELWAFIPPDMLPRLRPNLGKHAYFVDATPMVREVWLDGVDGAADGTKQEGEFRTVAVVGTGRGGVHRFALDLTRLLGRNMHLAGNIVVPDQAGDFLWMWPQPCDPLALQVGESFSNFSPRPPPIGPVALSPEADDGVRALYGMSGPSSAPWLVESLPARERWVVALNGGYDQSHSRGRGMAIVDLTTGHTLWSFFHGDGQTRSEHLRYPIGAGLSLLDIGRGTDVTRDADLLLDSATVGDYGGQLWMLRMWKPGTWDSSAKRINNWFAARAFRVEKPSTSTHDEAVRGPFSYMTTNTFQPDTGYLRTFVGTGDKENLLDKGSTCRLSNPHACAAQGCRVNTSVKVERGGSEAWSSSANFQDFHYATGAATANAAGASCGGARATLSWDVEPANGCTADNQGSIQYTCDGDSSSWSCRETANTWTVLNFNDADRPYPRRFYGVWTYGVAPDRTFNTDAEATAYDNVHFTDGQLVNVGQFDSSGRVIDNAQQEAPSTGKGWYIEYANGSEGTGNNGALVSGCMVWGSFEPSGSSGAVCSTTGTNKARVYQANYATGRANCAEGFFTQSTNSWARYVEFNSVASAPEPTMQLSVGGGQLSRGITILGPSTTPTGGPGPGPGPGGSGGVPSLAITTTEEGVKSLYQITLDAEGHACRHEGSNCE; from the coding sequence ATGCATTCCCGGACTTCCATTCTCCGTACCCTGAGCGCCGGCTTCGTGGCGCTCGGCATGGCAGGCATCGCCTCCGCGCAGAGCGACCTCGGTGATTCGACTCAGGACACCGCCGCTTGCTGCCAGCTCACCACCTCGCTCATCCAGGACGTGCTGCGCGGCAAGGACGTGGCCGGAGACGAGCGCTTCTTCAGCGCCGAGGGCGCGCCGCCCAACATCCACTTCCTCATCGACACCTCGGGCTCGATGCGCGAGCTGCCGCAGATCCAGAACAGCAACCACATCGAGTTCTTCGACAACACCACCAACGGCTGCGTGAACGCGCGGCTGGATGCCTTCCAGCTCAGCCGCGGCTGGAACCCGACCACCGTGTACCCGGTGCCGGACATGGGCACGGGGCTGGGCTCGGACACGGGCTTCCCCAACCTGTTCCAGGACAACAGGTTCTACGGCTACATGTACTGGGGCGACAGCAGCAACCCCACGCCCCAGTGGGCCACGCGGGACGCGGCGTGCCAGTCGCAGGTGCCCAACTGGAACACCTCGCGCGCCGCGGACTACGCCCGCTGCCAGGTGTGCCTGGACACCAAGGGCTACTACAAGCTGCCCGAGGCCGAGGCCGTCAACAGCGGTGACCTGTCCAACCCGGACTTCATCCTCAAGGGCCGCTTCCTCAACTTCAACCCGCCCAAGTACGTCACCGCCAAGGCGGTGCTCAAGCAGGTGGTGAAGGATCTGCGCCGGGTGCGCGCTGGCTTCAGCGTCTTCACCAACGACTCCACCAGCACGCAGCTGCGGCAGCGGCAGAACCCCACGTGCGATGCGATCCTCAGCAACGCGAGCGCCTTCGACGGCAACCGCGAGAGCTACATCAACGACATCAACAGCCTGGGCTTCAGCACGGGCACGCCGCTGGCGCGCTCGCTGCTCAACGTGGGCTTCTACTTCACCTCGGATGACGGGGTGTACCGCGACGTGTTCGGCTTCGGCTCCGGCTACGCCTACCCGGCCACCTTCCGCAACGGCGCGCTCGACTCGCCGGGCCGCAGCGTGTGCTGGGGCTGCCAGGCCTCCTCCGTCATCATCGTCACCGACGGCGAGCCCACCAGCGACACCCTGAGCCCCACCGTCGTCAACAAGCTGCGCCAGCTCAACGACGGCCCCGTCTACTGCCCGGACTCCGCGTGGTGCGGCACCAACAGCGGCAGCGGCCGGGACCGGGGCAACAACCTCGCCAGCTACACCGACGACAACGGCAACTACTACCTGGATGACGTCGCCAAGCTGCTGGCCAACCAGGACCTGCAGCGGGACAGCGGCTCGGTGGCGTCCGACTTCAACACCGCCGGCCGGCAGAGCGTGAGCGTGTACACCGTGGGCTTCGGCATCAACAGCAACCTGCTCAAGCACACCGCCGAGGTGGGCAACGGCCTGTATTACACGGCCGAGGACTCGGCCAGCCTCAAGCAGGCGCTGCTGGAGATCATCAGCAACGTGCAGACGCGCGCCACCTCGTTCTCCAGCGCGGCGGCCAGCTCCCTGCAGGTGCGTGCCGCGGGCGCGGCCGTGATTCCTCGCTTCGAGCCGGGCCGCAACCGGGCCGCCTCGTGGAAGGGCTACCTCTACCGCTTCAAGCTCGGCCCTGAGCGGCTCCTGAACTGCGTGCCCAGCGGCACGGGCGACCTCAACAACGACGGAGACTGCAATGACACGCACCTGATCGACGCGGCGGGTGACGCGATCATCGAGAACGACGAGGGTGACTTCGTGAAGCTCGCGGCGCCCACCGTTCCCGCGGTGCCCTTCTGGGAGGCAGGCGCGAAGCTGCGTCCGCCCACCGGCAACACCCAGCGTTGGATGACCCGCCGCATCTACACCGTGGTGGACCGCAACAGCGACAACAAGCTCGACCGACAGGATGCGCCCATCGAGTTCAACGAGAACCCGGCCAACGTCGCGCTGCTGCGCGACTACCTGGGCATCAGCGACAACGCCACCGCGTGCAACGACCTGGCGACCCGACTGGGTGTGCCCAGCCTCTCGCCGGACGACTGCGCCAAGGTGGTCATCCGCTGGTACCGGGGCGCGGACGTGTTCAACGTGGACCCGAGCCTGCGCAACTACGACCGGCCGTTCCTGCTGCACGACATCTTCCACTCCTCGCCCGTGAGCGTGGAGCCGCCCATGCCTCGAATCCTCTGCGACTTCTCCAGCCAGTGTACGTACACCCTGTTCTCCGGCAGCACGCCCGGCACGGACTCCTATGAGCCGTACCAGCAGGCGGCCGGCGACCGGGACAAGGTGGTGCTGGTGGGCTCCAACGGCGGCATGCTGCACGCCTTCCACAACGGGCACGCCACCGGCGCGGTGGATCCGCTCACCCGCATCCGCGAGTACGACGAGGGCACGGGCGAGGAGCTGTGGGCCTTCATCCCTCCGGACATGCTGCCCCGGCTGCGGCCCAACCTGGGCAAGCACGCCTACTTCGTCGACGCCACGCCGATGGTGCGCGAGGTGTGGCTCGACGGCGTGGATGGCGCGGCCGACGGCACCAAGCAGGAGGGCGAGTTCCGCACCGTGGCCGTGGTGGGCACGGGCCGTGGCGGCGTCCACCGCTTCGCGTTGGACCTCACGCGCCTGCTGGGCAGGAACATGCACCTGGCCGGCAACATCGTGGTGCCCGACCAGGCCGGTGACTTCCTCTGGATGTGGCCGCAGCCGTGCGATCCGCTCGCGCTGCAGGTGGGCGAGAGCTTCAGCAACTTCTCTCCCCGCCCGCCTCCCATCGGCCCCGTGGCCCTGAGCCCCGAGGCGGATGATGGCGTGCGCGCGCTCTATGGCATGTCGGGGCCCTCTAGTGCGCCGTGGCTCGTGGAGAGCCTGCCGGCGCGCGAGCGCTGGGTGGTGGCCCTCAACGGCGGCTATGACCAGAGCCACAGCCGTGGCCGCGGCATGGCCATCGTGGACCTCACCACGGGCCACACGCTGTGGAGCTTCTTCCACGGCGATGGCCAGACCCGCTCCGAGCACCTGCGCTACCCCATCGGCGCGGGCCTCTCGCTGCTCGACATCGGCCGGGGCACGGATGTGACGCGTGACGCGGACCTGCTGCTCGACAGCGCCACCGTGGGCGACTACGGCGGCCAGCTCTGGATGCTGCGCATGTGGAAGCCCGGCACCTGGGACAGCAGCGCCAAGCGCATCAACAACTGGTTCGCCGCGCGGGCCTTCCGCGTGGAGAAGCCCAGCACCAGCACTCATGACGAGGCGGTCCGTGGACCGTTCAGCTACATGACCACCAACACCTTCCAGCCCGATACCGGCTACCTGCGCACCTTCGTGGGCACCGGCGACAAGGAGAACCTGCTCGACAAGGGCAGCACGTGCCGGCTCTCCAACCCGCACGCCTGCGCGGCGCAGGGCTGCAGGGTGAACACCTCCGTGAAGGTGGAGCGGGGTGGCTCCGAGGCCTGGAGCTCCAGCGCGAACTTCCAGGACTTCCACTACGCCACCGGCGCGGCCACCGCCAACGCGGCGGGTGCCTCGTGCGGCGGCGCGCGGGCCACCTTGAGCTGGGACGTGGAGCCGGCCAACGGCTGCACGGCCGACAACCAGGGCTCCATCCAGTACACCTGCGATGGCGACAGCTCCTCGTGGAGCTGCCGCGAGACGGCCAACACCTGGACGGTGCTCAACTTCAACGACGCCGACCGGCCCTACCCGCGCCGCTTCTACGGCGTGTGGACTTATGGCGTGGCGCCGGACCGCACCTTCAACACCGACGCGGAGGCCACCGCCTATGACAACGTCCACTTCACCGACGGCCAGCTGGTCAACGTGGGCCAGTTCGACTCCAGCGGGCGCGTCATCGACAACGCCCAGCAGGAGGCGCCCTCCACGGGCAAGGGCTGGTACATCGAGTACGCCAACGGCAGCGAGGGCACCGGTAACAACGGCGCCCTGGTGAGCGGCTGCATGGTGTGGGGCTCCTTCGAGCCCAGCGGCAGCTCGGGCGCGGTGTGCTCCACCACGGGCACCAACAAGGCGCGCGTGTACCAGGCCAACTACGCCACGGGCCGGGCCAACTGCGCCGAGGGCTTCTTCACCCAGAGCACCAATAGCTGGGCGCGCTACGTGGAGTTCAACAGCGTGGCCAGCGCGCCCGAGCCCACCATGCAGCTGTCCGTGGGTGGCGGCCAGCTCTCGCGTGGCATCACCATCCTTGGGCCGAGCACTACGCCCACGGGCGGTCCGGGTCCGGGTCCGGGTCCGGGTGGCAGTGGCGGCGTGCCCAGCCTCGCCATCACCACCACCGAGGAGGGCGTGAAGTCGCTCTATCAGATCACCCTCGACGCCGAGGGCCACGCCTGCCGCCACGAGGGCAGCAACTGCGAGTGA
- a CDS encoding ATP-binding protein, which yields MRHLLAGLAALSLLVILVGGLSAFLLRYTVDRKDEVIAQYSEDLILLEGFVSTHERAARKARSFLLTGSERFLRDRPQTQEKQTRQLEVLESRARTEEERQLLASVEETEAALRQKLDELIERRKQGLDTAEVGRHLELEVQPDRDELDATLATLKRTKEHQLEEAQRTAAKTASRSFTLLAVAVGGSIVLSGALAFMLLRSWKRLLEAAAFQQRVISIVGHDVRSPLAAILASTSHALRRPGLEGWTVNMLTRVLRSARRIEVLTKLLMDFSQTRLTQGLNLAHEPADLHQVCEQIAHEVGALWVDRELVLEKQGDGQGDFDTQRMRQALANLMDNALRHGTPGTRVKVVSRGTNPSVLEVHIHNEGPPIDPKLLPHIFEPFRHGKPAQEVVRESLGMGLYIVSEVVKAHGGRVDVESSRERGTTFTLRLPRVPVSPEQAPRA from the coding sequence ATGCGCCACCTGCTCGCTGGCCTCGCGGCGCTCTCGCTCCTCGTCATCCTGGTGGGGGGCCTTTCCGCCTTCCTCCTGCGATACACGGTGGACCGCAAGGATGAGGTCATCGCCCAGTATTCGGAGGATCTGATCCTCCTGGAAGGCTTCGTCTCCACCCATGAACGCGCCGCGCGCAAGGCCCGCTCCTTCCTGCTGACGGGCAGCGAGCGCTTCCTCCGTGACCGCCCGCAGACCCAGGAGAAGCAGACCCGCCAGCTCGAGGTGCTCGAGTCCCGCGCCCGTACGGAGGAGGAGCGACAACTGCTGGCGAGCGTCGAGGAGACCGAGGCCGCGCTGCGTCAAAAGCTGGATGAGCTGATCGAGCGCCGCAAGCAAGGGCTCGACACGGCGGAGGTCGGGCGACACCTGGAGCTGGAGGTCCAACCGGACCGGGACGAGCTGGACGCGACGCTGGCGACGCTCAAGCGCACGAAGGAGCACCAGTTGGAGGAGGCCCAGCGCACGGCGGCCAAGACCGCCTCCCGGTCCTTCACGCTGCTGGCGGTGGCGGTGGGCGGCTCCATCGTGCTGTCCGGAGCGCTGGCCTTCATGCTCCTGCGCTCGTGGAAGCGGCTGCTGGAGGCGGCGGCGTTCCAGCAGCGCGTCATCTCCATCGTTGGGCACGACGTGCGCAGCCCGCTGGCCGCCATCCTGGCCTCGACCAGCCATGCGCTCCGGCGCCCGGGGCTGGAGGGGTGGACGGTAAACATGCTGACGCGGGTGCTGCGCAGCGCGCGGCGCATCGAGGTGCTCACCAAGCTGCTCATGGACTTCTCGCAGACGCGGCTCACCCAGGGGCTCAACCTCGCGCACGAGCCGGCCGACCTGCACCAGGTCTGCGAGCAGATCGCCCACGAGGTGGGCGCGCTGTGGGTGGACCGGGAGCTGGTGCTGGAGAAGCAGGGAGATGGGCAGGGAGACTTCGACACCCAGCGGATGCGGCAGGCGCTGGCCAACCTGATGGACAACGCACTGCGCCATGGGACGCCGGGCACGCGGGTGAAGGTGGTGAGCCGAGGCACCAACCCGAGCGTGCTGGAGGTCCACATCCACAACGAGGGCCCACCCATCGACCCCAAGCTGCTGCCGCACATCTTCGAGCCGTTCCGGCACGGCAAGCCCGCGCAGGAGGTGGTGCGCGAGAGCCTGGGCATGGGGCTCTACATCGTCTCGGAGGTGGTGAAGGCGCACGGCGGCCGGGTGGACGTGGAGTCCTCGCGCGAGCGGGGCACCACCTTCACCCTGCGCCTGCCGCGCGTGCCAGTGTCCCCCGAGCAAGCCCCCCGCGCCTGA
- a CDS encoding response regulator, with product MTIHKVLLVDDEDDIRTVGHLSLSRVGGWQTVLASSGAEAVSKAAAERPDLILLDVMMPGMDGPTTFGQLRAQEATARTPIIFMTAKIQKQEVARYLELGAVGVIGKPFDPMTLPAEIKKLLPSS from the coding sequence ATGACGATTCACAAGGTGTTGCTCGTGGATGACGAGGACGACATCCGCACCGTGGGCCACCTGAGCCTCAGCCGCGTGGGAGGCTGGCAGACGGTGCTCGCCTCCTCCGGCGCGGAGGCCGTGAGCAAGGCCGCCGCCGAGCGCCCGGACCTCATCCTCTTGGATGTGATGATGCCCGGCATGGACGGGCCCACCACGTTCGGACAGCTGCGCGCCCAGGAGGCCACCGCGCGCACGCCCATCATCTTCATGACGGCGAAGATCCAGAAGCAGGAGGTGGCGCGCTACCTGGAGCTGGGCGCCGTGGGGGTCATCGGCAAGCCGTTCGATCCGATGACGCTGCCCGCGGAGATCAAGAAGCTGCTGCCCTCCTCCTGA